Within Pseudomonas cichorii, the genomic segment TTCCAGTCCAAGGAGCTGAACGAAGCCAAGGCCGTTGCTGACCGCGAAATGCTCAAGCAACTGAAGCCGAAGCTGGATCAGGCAGTGGAAGAAGTCATCAAGAAAGGTGGTTTCGACCTCGTGTTCGAGCGCGGTGCAGTGATTGATGTCAAACCTCAGTATGACGTCACTCGCCAGGTCATCGAGCGCATGAATCAGCTGAAATAATCCATGAGCACAATCATCAAACTCGGCCAATTGGCCGAGTACCTTGGCGCCACGTTACGTGGCGACCAGGACAAGAACATTACGGGGCTGGCCACTTTACAAGAGGCCGGCCCTGATCAGCTCAGCTTCCTGGCAAATCCACAGTACCGCAAGTTTCTCGCGGATGCCCGGGCTGCTGCGGTGCTGTTGAAGCCGGCAGACGCTGAAGGCTACGCGGGCGATGCGCTGCTGGTGCCGGATCCGTATCTGGCCTATGCACGCATCTCCCACCTGTTCGATCCCAAGCCCAAGGCTGCTGCCGGTGTACACGCCACGGCCCTCATCGCTGAGGACGCCCAGGTAGACCCTGCTGCCAGTATCGGTGCCTATGCGGTGATCGAAAGCGGTGCGCGGATCGGCGCGAACGTGACTATCGGCGCTCATTGCTTCATCGGTGCTCGCTGCGAGATCGGCGAGGGCGGCTGGCTCGCTCCTCGCGTGACGCTTTATCACGATGTTCGCATTGGCAAGCGTGTGGTCATCCAGTCGGGCGCAGTGCTGGGCGGCGAAGGCTTCGGCTTTGCCAACGAGAAGGGCGTCTGGCAGAAGATTGCCCAGATTGGCGGTGTCAGCATCGGTGATGACGTGGAAATCGGCGTCAACACGGCGATCGATCGTGGCGCGCTGGCCGACACCCGGATCGGCAACGGCGTGAAGCTCGACAACCAGATCCAGATTGCCCACAACGTCCAGATCGGTGATCACACCGCAATGGCCGCCTGTGTCGGTATTTCGGGAAGCACGAAAATCGGCAAACACTGCATGCTGGCTGGCGGTGTAGGTCTTGTGGGGCATATCGATATCTGTGATGGCGTATTCATCACCGGTATGACCATGGTTACCCACTCGATTACCGAGCCTGGCTCCTATTCTTCCGGTACTGCGATGCAGCCAGCCGGCGAGTGGCGCAAGAGTGCAGCGCGCATTCGCAAGCTCGACGACATGGCGCGTCGGCTGCAGAAACTGGAAAAGATCGTCGAGACAGTGACCTGTAACGGTAATGTTTCATCTGATGGCTGATACCTTTTTCATATCAAGTGTGTACAGGCGATAAACTGCCATCCTTGATGCAGAGGAGTGTTGCGTAGTAGCGACGCACTCCCAATCTTTACTACAGGCTTCCCCTCGAAATGATGGACATTAAAGAAATTCGCGAATACCTGCCTCATCGTTACCCGTTTCTGTTGGTAGATCGCGTGACAGAGCTGGATATCGAGAACAAAAGCATTCGCGCCTACAAGAATGTCAGCGTCAACGAGCCCTTTTTCAACGGCCACTTCCCTGATCATCCCATCATGCCAGGGGTCCTGATCATTGAAGCGATGGCTCAGGCTGCCGGTATTCTTGCCTTCAAACTGCTCGACTCCAAACCTGCCGACGGCACGATTTACTATTTCGTGGGTTCGGACAAGTTGCGCTTCCGCCAGCCGGTGCTTCCGGGCGACAAGCTGGTTCTGGAAGCGAAGTTTCTGAGCAGCAAGCGCCAGATCTGGAAGTTTGAATGCCAGGCCACGGTCGACGGTAAGCCTGTATGCTCCGCAGAAATCATCTGTGCGGAACGCAAGCTATGAGTTTGATTGACCCTCGCGCAATCATCGATCCGACGGCTGTACTGGCCGACAATGTTGAGGTCGGCCCGTGGTCGATCATCGGAGCCGGTGTGGAAATTGGCGAGGGTACGGTCGTTGGTCCGCATGTCATCCTCAAGGGGCCGACGCGGATCGGCAAGCATAACCGCATCTACCAGTTCTCTTCGGTAGGTGAGGACACTCCCGATCTCAAGTACAAGGGCGAAGACACTCGCCTGGTGATCGGCGATCACAACGTGATTCGCGAAGGGGTGACGATTCACCGCGGTACCATTCAGGACCGCGCTGAAACCACTCTGGGTGACCATAACCTGATCATGGCCTACGCCCATATCGGGCATGACAGCGTCATCGGCAATCACTGTATTCTGGTCAACAACACGGCGTTGGCCGGCCACGTGCATGTGGACGACTGGGCGATCCTGTCCGGATTCACCCTGGTCCATCAGTTCTGCCATATCGGTGCTCACAGCTTTTCAGGCATGGGCACGGCGATCGGCAAGGATGTGCCTGCCTTTGTCACGGTGTTTGGCAACCCGGCCGAAGCTCGCAGCATGAACTTCGAGGGCATGCGCCGTCGTGGTTTCTCCGAAGAAGCCATTCATGCACTGCGCAAGGCCTACAAGACTGTCTATCGTCAGGGGCTGACCGTGGATCAGGCGATTGCCGAGCTGGCTGAGCCTGCTTCGTTGTTTCCCGAAGTCGCGATCTTCCTCCAGTCAATCCAGACGTCGACCCGCGGTATCACCCGCTGATCATGGCCGGTTCATTGCGCATCGCTCTGGTAGCTGGAGAGGCATCCGGCGATATTCTCGGTTCGGGACTGATGCGTGCCATCAAGGCACGTCATCCCGATGTAGAGTTCATGGGTGTCGGTGGCCCGTTGATGGAAGCCGAGGGCATGGTTTCCAGCTTTCCCATGGAGCGCCTGTCGGTCATGGGGCTGGTGGAAGTGCTGGGCCGTCTGCGAGAGTTGCTGGCACGACGCAAGTTGCTGGTCCAGACGCTCATCGACGAGAAGCCCGATGTGTTCATCGGTATCGATGCACCTGACTTCACCCTCAATATCGAACTTCAACTGCGGCGTGCCGGGATCAAGACCGTGCATTACGTCAGCCCTTCGGTATGGGCCTGGCGTCAGAAGCGTGTCCTGAAGATTCGCGAAGGCTGCGATCTGATGTTGACCCTGCTGCCGTTCGAGGCCCGTTTCTACGAAGAGAAGGGCGTGCCGGTGCGTTTTGTCGGGCATCCGCTGGCCGATACTATTCCTCTTGAGTCCGATCGTCCTGCTGCACGCGCCGAGCTTGGCCTGGCTGATGGCCCGGTGATTGCGCTGATGCCCGGCAGCCGTGGCGGTGAAGTCGGTCGCCTGGGGAGCCTGTTCTTCGAGACTGCCGAACGCCTCCTGGCTCAGCGTCCGGATTTACGTTTCGTCCTGCCTTGCGCGAGCCCTCAGCGTCAGGCGCAGGTCGAGCAATTGCTGCAAGGTCGTGATTTACCGGTCACGCTGCTCGATGGCGGTTCCCATACCGCATTGGCGGCTTGCGATGCGGTCCTTATCGCTTCCGGTACCGCGACCCTGGAAGCCTTGTTGTACAAGCGGCCGATGGTGGTTGCCTACCGTCTGGCGCCGCTGACTTTCTGGATACTCAAGCGGCTGGTCAAAAGTCCTTACGTTTCCCTGCCGAACCTGCTGGCCCAGCGCCTGCTGGTGCCTGAACTGCTGCAGGATGATGCAACCCCCGAGGCGCTGGCCCGGACTTTGCTGCCGCTGCTCGATGACGGGCAGGCGCAGACGGCAGGTTTCGACGAGATTCATCGCACCCTGCGCCGTGACGCCTCCAATCAGGCTGCCGATGCGGTGCTGAGCCTGCTTGGCCATTCGCCTTCACTGTGAGTTCCCGAGCAATGCAAATAGGTTTGGATTTCAATCTGGTCGAGGATCTGGTCGCGGGCGTCGATGAAGTGGGCCGTGGTCCGCTCTGTGGCGACGTGGTGACCGCGGCGGTGATTCTGGATCCTGCGAGGCCGATACTGGGCCTCAATGACTCCAAGAAACTCACCGAAGCCCGTCGCGAGAAACTGTACGACGAGATTTGCGAGAAGGCCCTGTGCTGGTTCGTTGCCCGCGCCGAAGTCCATGAAATCGACGAATTGAACATTCTGCATGCCACCATGCTGGCCATGAAGCGTGCCGTGGAAGGCCTGAGCATCACGCCAAAACTGGCATTGATCGATGGCAATCGTTGCCCGCAACTGTCGATTCCCTGTGCGCCGGTGGTGCAGGGTGATGCCAAGGTGCCGGCTATTGCCGCCGCATCGATTCTGGCCAAGGTCACCCGGGACCGGGAAATGGCCGCTTTCGAGCTGATGTACCCCGGTTACGGCATGGGCGGGCACAAGGGCTATCCGACCGCCGTGCATCTGGAAGCCCTGTCCCGCCTTGGGCCGACGCCTATTCATCGTCGTTCCTTCGGGCCGGTACGGGCGGCCTGGGAAGCGCGTGAGTCCATCTCGATTGCTTCGTCCTTCAGCTCGAATGGGTTGTTGCAGGACTGACGTATCGGCCAAGGCTCGCTACAATCCTGACCTTCGTTTTTTGTGTTTTCGCGCTATAGGATCACCATGCCGGCTTCTTTCGTTCATCTACGCCTGCACACCGAATACTCACTGGTCGATGGTCTGGTCCGGGTCAAACCACTGATCAAGGCCCTGGCCGGTATGAACATGCCTGCCGTGGCGGTGACCGATCAGAACAACATGTGTTCGCTGGTCAAGTTCTACAAGGCGGCCCAGGGCGCAGGCATCAAGCCGATCTGCGGTGCCGACCTGTGGCTGGCAGGCAAGGACGAAGACGCCCAGCTCAGCCGTATCAGCCTGCTGGTGATGAATCCCCAGGGCTATCGCAATCTGACCGAACTGATTTCCCGAGGCTTTATCGAAGGCCAGCGCAACGGCTTGATCATCGTCGAGCGTGAGTGGATCGCCGAAGCCAATGAAGGGCTGATTGCCCTGTCTGCGGCCAAGGAGGGCGAAATCGGCATGGCCCTGCTCGGCGGCAATCCGGGTGAGGCCGATGAGCTGTTGCGCGAGTGGATGGCGATTTTCCCTGATCGTTTCTACATCGAATTGCAGCGCACCAACCGGACCAACGACGAAGAGCATCTGCATGCTGCCGTTGCCCTGGCCGATCGTCATGGCGCACCGCTGGTTGCGACCAACGATGTGCGTTTCATCAAACAGACTGATTTCGAAGCACATGAAACCCGTGTATGCATCGGTGAGGGCAGGGCGCTGGATGACCCGCGCCGCTCCCACAACTACAGCGATCAGCAGTACCTGAAAAGCCCCGAGGAAATGGCCGAGCTGTTCAGCGATCTGCCCGAGGCGCTGGAAAATACCGTCGAAATCGCCAAGCGCTGCAATATCGACGTCAAGCTGGGCACGCACTTCCTGCCTAACTTCCCGATCCCCGATGGCATGACCATCGATGAATATTTCCGCAAGGTGTCGTTCGAGGGGCTGGAGGAGCGTCTGTCGGTTCTGCTGCCCAAGGACACGACCGAAGATTATGAGGCCAAGCGCCAGGTCTATGTCGACCGGCTGAATTTCGAGCTGGATATCATTATCCAGATGGGGTTCCCCGGTTACTTCCTGATCGTTATGGACTTTATCCAGTGGGCCAAGAACAACGGCGTGCCGGTAGGGCCGGGTCGTGGGTCGGGCGCCGGGTCGCTGGTGGCCTATGTGCAGAAGATCACGGACCTGGACCCGCTGGAATACGACTTGCTGTTCGAGCGCTTCCTCAACCCGGAACGGGTATCGATGCCCGACTTCGACGTCGACTTCTGCATGGATGGTCGCGACCGGGTGATCGATTATGTGGCCGAGAAATACGGCCGCAATGCGGTAAGCCAGATCATCACGTTCGGTTCCATGGCCGCCAAGGCTGTGGTGCGTGACGTGGCGCGGGTGCAGGGCAAGTCCTACGGGCTGGCTGATCGTCTGTCGAAAATGATTCCGTTTGAAGTGGGCATGACCCTGGAAAAAGCCTACGAGCAGGAAGAGATCCTGCGCGACTTCCTCAAGGTCGACGAGGAAGCGGCTGAAATCTGGGAAATGGCCCTCAAGCTTGAAGGGGTTGTGCGTAACGTCGGCAAGCACGCCGGGGGCGTGGTTATTGCACCGACCAAGCTGACGGACTTCTCGCCGATCTATTGCGATGAGGCGGGCGACGGTCTGGTGACCCAGTTCGACAAGGACGATGTCGAGGCGGCGGGGCTGGTGAAGTTCGACTTCCTTGGGCTGCGGACGCTAACCATCATTGACTGGGCGCTCAAGACCATCAACCGCGACCGCGCCAAGGTCAACGAAGAGCCTCTGGACATCGCTTTCATCCCGCTCGACGACATGCCGACCTACCAGTTGTTGCAGCGGGCAGAAACCACCGCGGTATTCCAGCTTGAATCCCGCGGCATGAAAGAGCTGATCAAGAAGCTCAAGCCCGACTGCCTGGAAGACCTCATCGCACTGGTGGCCCTGTTCCGTCCGGGGCCTTTGCAGTCCGGGATGGTGGACGACTTCATCAACCGTAAACACGGTCGTGCAGAGCTGTCCTATCCCCACGTCGATTACCAGTACGAAGGCCTCAAGCCGGTACTGGCACCGACCTACGGCATCATTCTGTATCAGGAACAGGTGATGCAGATCGCTCAGGTCATGGCGGGTTATACCCTCGGCGGCGCCGACATGCTGCGCCGTGCGATGGGTAAGAAAAAACCCGAGGAAATGGCCAAGCAGCGCGGCGGTTTCATCGAAGGCTGCAAGACCAACAATATCGACCCGGACCTGGCGGGTAACATTTTCGACCTGGTGGAGAAATTCGCCGGTTACGGCTTCAACAAGTCCCACTCCGCCGCCTACGGTCTGGTGTCCTACCAGACCGCATGGCTCAAGACCCATTACCCGGCGCCGTTCATGGCGGCCGTGTTGTCTGCGGATATGCACAACACCGACAAGGTCGTGACCTTGATCGAAGAAGTGCGGACCATGAAGCTGCGCCTCGATGCGCCGGACGTGAACATTTCCGAGTTCAAGTTCACGGTGAGCGACGATGGCCGGATTCTTTACGGGTTGGGCGCGATCAAAGGTGTGGGTGAGGGGCCGGTGGAGGCCATTACCGAAGCCCGTGCGGCCGGTCCGTTTAAGGACCTGTTCGATTTCTGTGCCCGCGTCGATCTCAAACGGGTCAACAAGCGGACGCTGGACGGCCTGATTCGCAGTGGCGCCCTTGATCGTCTCGGTCCTTACTTCGAGCAAGAGCCAAAAGCCTATCAGGCCAATATCGACCGCAACCGTTCAGTGCTGCTGGCGGCGCTCGAAGAGGCGATCCAGGCTGCCGAGCAGACTGCCCGTAGCCGTGACAGCGGGCACTCGGACCTGTTTGGTGGCCTGTTCGTCGAAGAGGATGCCGACGTCTATGCCAACCATCGCAAGACCCGCGAGCTGAGCCTCAAGGATCGGTTGCGTGGCGAGAAGGAAACCCTGGGGCTCTACCTGACCGGGCACCCGATCGATGAGTACGAAGGTGAGATCCGACGTTTCGCCCGCCAACGGATCATCGACCTCAAGCCCGCACGCGATACCCAGACCATCGCGGGGCTGATCATTGCCCTGCGGGTCATGAAGAACAAGAAGGGCGACAAGATGGGGTTCATTACCCTGGACGACCGCTCGGCACGAATTGAAGCTTCACTGTTCGCCGAAGCGTTCCATTCGGCGCAATCGCTTTTGCAGACCGATGCTATGGTGGTAGTCGAAGGCGAAATCAGCAACGACGATTTTTCCGGTGGCCTGCGCCTGCGCGCCAAGCGTGTCATGAGTATCGAGGATGCACGTACCAACCTGGCAGAAAGCCTGCGCCTGACCGTGCATTGCGATGCGCTCAAGGGCGACCGGCTACGCTGGCTGGGCGATCTGTGCAAGCGTCACCGGGGTGCGTGCCCTATCACGCTGGATTACACGGGACCTGATGCCAAGGCATTATTGCAGTTTGGCGAGGAGTGGCGAATTGATCCGGCAGACAGCTTGATTCAAGCTCTGCGTGACCAGTTCGGACGTGAGAACGTCTTTCTCCAGTATCGCTGAACGACTAGGCTCAGCCTGAACTTTTAATCTCGACCGGAACGCGCTCTTTCCATGGGACAGGGCGCTGACGGATCAACCGGCCGGCCTCTTGGCCGTCGACCCAAGACGGATGCCTATGAACCCGAATTTTCTTGATTTCGAACAGCCTATCGCTGACTTGCAAGCCAAGATCGAAGAACTGCGTTTGGTCGGTAATGACAACTCGCTGAACATCAGCGATGAAATTGCCCGGCTGCAAGACAAGAGCAATACGCTCACCGAAAGCATCTTCGGCAATCTGACCAGCTGGCAGATCGCGCGCATGGCGCGTCACCCACGTCGTCCTTACACCCTGGACTACATCGAACACATCTTCACCGAGTTCGATGAGCTGCACGGCGACCGTCATTTCTCTGATGACGCGGCCATTGTTGGCGGTATTGCTCGTCTGGAAGACCAGCCTGTCATGGTGATCGGTCACCAGAAAGGCCGTGAAGTCCGTGAAAAGGTGCGTCGCAACTTCGGTATGCCGCGTCCTGAAGGCTATCGCAAGGCCTGCCGTCTGATGGAAATGGCCGAGCGTTTCAAGATGCCGATCCTGACCTTCATCGATACGCCGGGCGCCTATCCGGGCATCGACGCCGAAGAGCGCAACCAGAGCGAAGCCATTGCCTGGAACCTGCGGGTCATGGCGCGTCTGAAGACGCCGATCATCGCTACCGTTATCGGTGAAGGCGGTTCCGGTGGTGCGCTGGCCATTGGCGTGTGCGACCAGTTGAACATGCTGCAGTATTCGACCTATGCGGTCATTTCCCCGGAAGGCTGTGCGTCGATTCTGTGGAAAACTGCCGAGAAGGCTCCGGATGCTGCCGAGGCCATGGGTATCACTGCCGAGCGCCTGAAGGGCCTGGGTATCGTTGATAAAGTGATCAGCGAGCCTCTGGGCGGCGCGCACCGTGACCCGGCTGCGGCGTCTGCCACCATTCGTGCAGAGCTGAGCAGCCAGTTGGCGATGCTCAAGAAGTTGGATAATGATGCCCTGCTGGCACGTCGCTATGAGCGCCTGATGAGCTACGGCCTCTGATATAGCGTTGCTTTATTCGCGGATGAATCCGCTCCTGCCAATTCCTGTAGGAGCGAATTCATTCGCGAAAAGCATTGTATCCGGCGATATGAATGGCGCTTTCGCGGATGAATCCGCTCCTATAGGGCTGCGACCTTTCTGTGTACAAGCATGACGGTCACTATCTTCCCGTCAGACTACTTCAAGTCCTGGCTCCCTGGCGTCACGCGCCTGTCTGGCATGTCGGTTTCTCCGGTGGCCTGGATTCCACTGTATTGCTGCACCTCCTGGCTGAGCTTGCTACGCGCGAGCGCTTGCCGCCTCTGAATGCCATCCATGTTCACCACGGCCTGCAGGCCGCTGCCGATGCCTGGCCGGAACATTGTCGACAGGTCTGCCTGAAACTGGGCGTTTCCTTTCAGAGCGTGGCGGTGCAGGTGAAGCCTGGCGCAAGCATCGAGCAGGCGGCCCGTGAGGCGCGTTATGCGGCTTTCACTGAATTACTGGGTGAGGGCGATCTGCTGCTGACGGCGCAGCATCGTGACGATCAGGCCGAGACATTGATGTTTCGTCTGTTGCGAGGTGCCGGTGTTCGGGGGCTTACCTGCATGCCGCAGCTGCGGGCCATAGGCAAGGCGCAGATGTTACGGCCGCTGTTATCGGTTTCCCGTGGGGAGCTTGAAGACTATGCCCGGCAGCATGGCTTGAGCTGGGTCGAAGATCCCAGCAATCAGGATCAACAACTCTCCCGCAATTTTCTGCGCAGCCAGGTCATGCCTTTGCTGGCATCGCGCTGGCCGCAGGTGTCCGCCAGCATGGCGCGTACTGCCGAGCACATGGGCGAGGCCGAGCAGTTGCTGGGTGAACTGGCGGAGCAGGATCTTGCCAATGCCCGACCCGAAACGGCCTTTGTCTGGTTAGGTAGGCCGGTGCTGGCCCTGGAGCCGCTGGTCAGTCTGTCCGCCGCCCGGCAACGCAATGCGCTGCGCCACTGGCTGGCACCGCTGACCCGTCTGCCGGATACCGATCACTGGGCTGGCTGGGAAACCTTGCGCAATGCAGCCGACGACGCACGTCCCCTGTGGCGGCTGGCCGACGGTGAATTGCATCGGGCTGACGGGCATGTCTGGTGGTTATCGGGCAACTGGTTACAGTCTCCTGGCGAAATGTCGCTCTGGCCTGATGCATCCAGTCCATTGAATCTGCCCGGTAACGGTCATGTGTGGATCGAAGGTGACGGGCCTGCCGGTCCCTTGCAGATCCGCTACCGTCAGGGCGGCGAAGTCATGCAGTTAGAAGGTCGTGGCCATCGCGATCTCAAGCGGCTGCTCAATGAACGTAGCGTGCCGCTGTTCGTGCGCGGCAGATTGCCGCTGCTCTATCGTGACGATGAACTGTTGGCCATCGCTAACCTGCCGGGGCTGGACGGCGCATCCCATGGAAACTGGCGCTTGCACTGGATTGCACCGACGAGCGACCAAAGTTTGAGCTGAAAGGCCCTTTCAGGTAGACTACGCTCCCTTCTTGATACAGCTTCTGTTGGCTCTTTTGAACCAACGCAAGTTGCCGGTTACCAACCAGTGTTTACTGGGCGATTCTTAAAATGTGGCGCCAATGGACAAGCTTCTGGCATGTCGGTTCAAACGCAGCAGTTTCGGGAGTGCACCGTGAATTTTGTCGGTAATCGGGGGCTTCGGCCTTCCTTCGCTTTCCCCGGCGGCTCTGACCGCTTTAACGCAGACTTCTAGGGTTTTTCATGACGCGCTACATCTTCGTCACGGGCGGTGTTGTTTCTTCATTGGGGAAAGGCATTGCCTCGGCTTCATTGGCGGCCATCCTGGAGGCGAGGGGACTTAAGGTCACCATGCTCAAGCTGGACCCCTACATCAACGTGGATCCGGGGACCATGAGTCCTTTCCAGCACGGTGAAGTGTTCGTCACCCACGACGGCGCAGAAACCGACCTGGACCTTGGCCACTATGAGCGGTTCATCCGCACGACCATGACCCAGAACAACAACTTCACCACTGGCCGTGTGTACGAACACGTCCTGCGCAAAGAGCGCCGTGGTGATTATCTGGGCGCGACCATCCAGGTCATCCCGCACATCACCGACGAAATCAAGCGCCGTATCATCAAGGGCGCCGGTGATGCCGACGTCGCGCTGGTCGAGATCGGCGGCACCGTGGGTGACATCGAGTCGCAACCGTTTCTGGAAGCCATCCGCCAGTTGCGCGTCGAAATCGGTGCCAAGCGCGCCATGCTGATGCACCTGACGCTGGTTCCGTATATCGCCACCGCTGGCGAAACCAAGACCAAGCCTACCCAGCACTCGGTCAAGGAACTGCGCTCCATCGGCCTGCAGCCTGACGTGCTGATCTGCCGCTCCGACCACCACGTCGATGTGTCCTCGCGCCGCAAGATCGCGCTGTTCACCAACGTTGAAGAGCGTGCGGTCATTTCCCTGGAAGACGCCGACACCATCTACAAGATCCCGGGCATGCTGCACGCCCAGGGCCTGGACGATTTCGTCGTCGAGCGTTTCGGCCTGCAATGCAACGGTGCCGACCTGTCCGAATGGGACAAAGTGGTCGATGCCAAGCTCAACCCGGAGCACGAAGTCACCATCGCGATGGTCGGCAAGTACATGGAACTGCTCGACGCCTACAAGTCGTTGATCGAAGCCATGAGCCACGCCGGTATCACCAACCGCACCAAGGTCAACCTGCGCTACATCGACTCCGAAGACATCGAGAACCAGGGCACCAGCCTGCTCGAAGGTGTGGATGCGATCCTGGTTCCTGGCGGTTTCGGCCTGCGTGGTGTCGAAGGCAAGATCACTGCCGTGCAGTTCGCTCGCGAGAACAAGGTGCCTTACCTGGGTATCTGCCTGGGCATGCAAGTGGCCGTTATCGAGTTCGCCCGTAACGTGCTGGGCTGGAAGGATGCCAACTCCACCGAGTTCGACCGTACCAGCGCTCACGCTGTCGTCGGCCTGATCACCGAGTGGGAAGACGCTACCGGTGCTGTGGAAACCCGTACCGAAGCTTCCGATCTGGGCGGCACCATGCGTCTGGGCGCGCAGGAATGCCAGCTCGAAGCCGGCTCCCTGGTTCACGATTGCTATGCCAGCGACGTTATTGTCGAGCGCCATCGCCATCGTTATGAAGTGAACAACAACCTGCTGCCGCAACTGATCGAAGCCGGCCTGAAGATTTCCGGTCGTTCCGGTGACGGCGCGCTGGTCGAAGTGGTTGAAGCTCCGGATCATCCATGGTTCGTCGCGTGCCAGTTCCACCCCGAGTTCACTTCGACGCCTCGCGACGGCCATCCGCTGTTCAGTGGTTTCGTCAAGGCTGCACTGGCTCAACATCAGAAGAACGCCTGACAGGGATATCAGAACATGGCTCAGAAAATCATCCGTGTAGGCTCCATCGAGATTGCCAACGACAAGCCAATGGTCCTGTTTGGCGGCATGAACGTGCTGGAGTCCCGGGACATGGCCATGCAGGTCTGTGAAGAATATGTGCGGGTTACCGAAAAACTCGGTATCCCTTACGTGTTCAAGGCCAGCTTCGACAAGGCCAACCGTTCTTCGGTCACGTCCTACCGTGGGCCGGGCCTGGAAGCGGGCATGCGCATCTTTGAAGAGATCAAGAAGACCTTCAATGTTCCGCTGATCACCGACGTGCATGAGCCTGAGCAGGCGGCCGTGGTTGCCGAAGTCTGCGACATCATCCAGTTGCCGGCCTTCCTGTCGCGCCAGACCGATCTGGTTGTGGCGATGGCCAGGACCGGCGCCGTGATCAATATCAAGAAAGCCCAGTTCCTCGCGCCTCAGGAAATGAAACACATCCTGACCAAGTGCGAAGAGGCCGGTAACGATCAATTGATCCTGTGCGAGCGTGGTTCCAGCTTCGGTTACAACAACCTGGTCGTGGACATGCTCGGCTTCGGCATCATGAAGCAGTTCGACTATCCGGTGTTCTTCGACGTGACCCATTCCCTGCAAATGCCGGGTGGTCGCGCCGATTCGGCCGGTGGCCGTCGCGCCCAGGTTCTGGAGCTGGCCAAGGCCGGCATCAGCCAGAATCTGGCCGGCCTGTTCCTTGAAGCGCATCCAGATCCTGACAATGCCAAATGCGACGGCCCTTGTGCTTTGCGTCTGGACAAGCTGGAGCCGTTCCTGGCTCAGCTCAAGGCTCTGGATGAACTGGTCAAAAGTTTTCCTGCAGTCGAGACCGCTTGAGTCCGGTTCTCCGGTAAAGTGCCGTTCCCCCGTCCTTGTGTCGGGGGTTGTCTCATTCAGGCCTGCCTCGTTTCTTGCCTGACAGCGGTAATCGTTTTTTCCCAGCTGCGTCGTTTTCGTCAATCTTGGAGTGTTTACAACAATGGCAAAAATCGTCGACATCAAAGGTCGTGAAGTTCTCGACTCCCGTGGCAATCCCACCGTGGAAGCAGATGTGCTCCTCGATAACGGCATCATCGGTACCGCATGCGCGCCGTCGGGTGCTTCAACCGGCTCGCGTGAAGCGCTCGAGCTGCGTGATGGCGACAAGAGCCGTTACCTGGGCAAAGGTGTTCTCAAGGCTGTAGCCAACATCAATGGTCCGATCCGCGACCTGCTGCTGGGCAAGGACCCGGTTGACCAGAAGGCGC encodes:
- a CDS encoding acetyl-CoA carboxylase carboxyltransferase subunit alpha: MNPNFLDFEQPIADLQAKIEELRLVGNDNSLNISDEIARLQDKSNTLTESIFGNLTSWQIARMARHPRRPYTLDYIEHIFTEFDELHGDRHFSDDAAIVGGIARLEDQPVMVIGHQKGREVREKVRRNFGMPRPEGYRKACRLMEMAERFKMPILTFIDTPGAYPGIDAEERNQSEAIAWNLRVMARLKTPIIATVIGEGGSGGALAIGVCDQLNMLQYSTYAVISPEGCASILWKTAEKAPDAAEAMGITAERLKGLGIVDKVISEPLGGAHRDPAAASATIRAELSSQLAMLKKLDNDALLARRYERLMSYGL
- the tilS gene encoding tRNA lysidine(34) synthetase TilS, which codes for MYKHDGHYLPVRLLQVLAPWRHAPVWHVGFSGGLDSTVLLHLLAELATRERLPPLNAIHVHHGLQAAADAWPEHCRQVCLKLGVSFQSVAVQVKPGASIEQAAREARYAAFTELLGEGDLLLTAQHRDDQAETLMFRLLRGAGVRGLTCMPQLRAIGKAQMLRPLLSVSRGELEDYARQHGLSWVEDPSNQDQQLSRNFLRSQVMPLLASRWPQVSASMARTAEHMGEAEQLLGELAEQDLANARPETAFVWLGRPVLALEPLVSLSAARQRNALRHWLAPLTRLPDTDHWAGWETLRNAADDARPLWRLADGELHRADGHVWWLSGNWLQSPGEMSLWPDASSPLNLPGNGHVWIEGDGPAGPLQIRYRQGGEVMQLEGRGHRDLKRLLNERSVPLFVRGRLPLLYRDDELLAIANLPGLDGASHGNWRLHWIAPTSDQSLS
- the dnaE gene encoding DNA polymerase III subunit alpha; translation: MPASFVHLRLHTEYSLVDGLVRVKPLIKALAGMNMPAVAVTDQNNMCSLVKFYKAAQGAGIKPICGADLWLAGKDEDAQLSRISLLVMNPQGYRNLTELISRGFIEGQRNGLIIVEREWIAEANEGLIALSAAKEGEIGMALLGGNPGEADELLREWMAIFPDRFYIELQRTNRTNDEEHLHAAVALADRHGAPLVATNDVRFIKQTDFEAHETRVCIGEGRALDDPRRSHNYSDQQYLKSPEEMAELFSDLPEALENTVEIAKRCNIDVKLGTHFLPNFPIPDGMTIDEYFRKVSFEGLEERLSVLLPKDTTEDYEAKRQVYVDRLNFELDIIIQMGFPGYFLIVMDFIQWAKNNGVPVGPGRGSGAGSLVAYVQKITDLDPLEYDLLFERFLNPERVSMPDFDVDFCMDGRDRVIDYVAEKYGRNAVSQIITFGSMAAKAVVRDVARVQGKSYGLADRLSKMIPFEVGMTLEKAYEQEEILRDFLKVDEEAAEIWEMALKLEGVVRNVGKHAGGVVIAPTKLTDFSPIYCDEAGDGLVTQFDKDDVEAAGLVKFDFLGLRTLTIIDWALKTINRDRAKVNEEPLDIAFIPLDDMPTYQLLQRAETTAVFQLESRGMKELIKKLKPDCLEDLIALVALFRPGPLQSGMVDDFINRKHGRAELSYPHVDYQYEGLKPVLAPTYGIILYQEQVMQIAQVMAGYTLGGADMLRRAMGKKKPEEMAKQRGGFIEGCKTNNIDPDLAGNIFDLVEKFAGYGFNKSHSAAYGLVSYQTAWLKTHYPAPFMAAVLSADMHNTDKVVTLIEEVRTMKLRLDAPDVNISEFKFTVSDDGRILYGLGAIKGVGEGPVEAITEARAAGPFKDLFDFCARVDLKRVNKRTLDGLIRSGALDRLGPYFEQEPKAYQANIDRNRSVLLAALEEAIQAAEQTARSRDSGHSDLFGGLFVEEDADVYANHRKTRELSLKDRLRGEKETLGLYLTGHPIDEYEGEIRRFARQRIIDLKPARDTQTIAGLIIALRVMKNKKGDKMGFITLDDRSARIEASLFAEAFHSAQSLLQTDAMVVVEGEISNDDFSGGLRLRAKRVMSIEDARTNLAESLRLTVHCDALKGDRLRWLGDLCKRHRGACPITLDYTGPDAKALLQFGEEWRIDPADSLIQALRDQFGRENVFLQYR